The following coding sequences lie in one Saccharomonospora amisosensis genomic window:
- a CDS encoding FHA domain-containing protein FhaB/FipA — translation MPELVVQLTRAGFLLLLWLFVFAALRVVRSDLYAASGLRVNVPSFRRGKEKRPRGGKTPRQLVVTHGALAGTRIALDGRPILIGRADDSTLVLDDDYASTRHARLSLRGNEWYVEDLGSTNGTYLDRAKVTAPLRVPLGVPIRIGKTVIELRP, via the coding sequence GTGCCGGAGCTGGTCGTACAACTCACCAGAGCGGGGTTTCTGCTGCTGCTCTGGCTGTTCGTGTTCGCAGCGTTACGCGTGGTGCGCTCGGATCTCTATGCGGCATCCGGGCTGCGGGTCAATGTGCCGAGCTTTCGGCGCGGAAAGGAGAAGAGGCCGCGCGGTGGCAAGACGCCACGGCAACTGGTGGTTACCCACGGTGCGCTGGCCGGAACACGGATCGCCCTGGACGGCAGGCCGATCCTGATCGGGCGGGCGGACGACTCGACCCTTGTCCTCGACGACGACTACGCCTCGACCCGGCACGCCCGGCTTTCACTGCGAGGCAACGAGTGGTATGTGGAAGATTTGGGCTCGACGAACGGGACCTACCTGGACCGGGCTAAGGTCACTGCACCCCTCCGAGTTCCACTCGGCGTCCCCATCCGGATAGGCAAGACGGTGATCGAGCTTCGCCCATGA
- a CDS encoding PP2C family protein-serine/threonine phosphatase: protein MTLVLRYAARSDRGLVRSSNQDSVYAGPRLLALADGMGGHAAGEVASKVVIASLAPLDDDEPGDDLVTQLREAVHQGNQAISELVANDPDLDGMGTTLTAVLFSGSRLGLVHVGDSRAYLLRNGQFSQITRDDSFVNELLEQGRITEDEAATHPQRSLLLKALTGHEVEPSFTVREARAGDRYLLCSDGLSGMVSNETLAEAMRIPDPQECADRMIELALKGGGTDNVTVIIADVVDVDFGEDAPIVGGAAGDGSDEGHQGDSPAARARALTAPPPPPQQQSEQAEQAPDPKAKRRKRIRLLVALGLALILLAAAVIATRYFVLRQYYVGVGTNQEVVVFQGVPGSILGFDLHRVSEGSCPPGASLCEPLRVQDLQQDARVAVRNGVKRDGLSESRDYIDTLRRNNMLEICDTDQPQGGGLGGIEQGGSSRQPTETTAAQQPEGGQRPGVDCRPAPSAGGN from the coding sequence ATGACTCTCGTCCTTCGCTACGCGGCCCGCAGTGACCGTGGCCTGGTCCGTTCGAGCAACCAGGACTCGGTGTACGCCGGCCCGCGCCTGCTCGCACTCGCAGACGGCATGGGCGGCCACGCCGCCGGTGAGGTCGCCAGCAAGGTGGTCATCGCCTCGCTTGCCCCCCTCGACGACGACGAACCCGGCGACGACCTGGTCACGCAGTTGCGTGAGGCGGTACACCAGGGCAACCAGGCGATCTCCGAACTCGTCGCCAACGACCCGGACCTCGACGGAATGGGCACGACGCTCACCGCCGTGCTGTTCTCCGGGTCGAGACTCGGCCTCGTGCATGTCGGCGACTCACGTGCCTACCTGCTGCGCAACGGGCAGTTCTCCCAGATCACCCGTGACGACAGCTTCGTCAACGAACTGCTCGAGCAGGGCCGCATCACTGAGGACGAGGCCGCGACCCACCCGCAGCGGTCACTGTTGCTGAAGGCGCTCACCGGGCACGAAGTGGAGCCGAGCTTCACCGTGCGGGAGGCGCGCGCGGGCGACCGGTACCTGCTGTGCTCCGACGGGCTGTCGGGCATGGTCAGCAACGAGACTCTCGCCGAGGCCATGCGCATCCCTGACCCGCAGGAATGCGCCGACCGCATGATCGAACTGGCGCTCAAGGGCGGTGGCACGGACAACGTCACCGTGATCATCGCCGACGTCGTCGACGTGGACTTCGGCGAGGACGCGCCCATCGTCGGCGGCGCGGCAGGCGATGGCAGCGACGAAGGCCATCAGGGCGACTCACCCGCCGCGAGGGCGAGGGCTCTCACGGCGCCGCCGCCCCCACCGCAGCAACAGTCGGAGCAGGCCGAGCAGGCGCCGGACCCAAAAGCCAAGCGCCGTAAGCGGATTCGGCTACTCGTCGCCCTCGGGCTCGCGCTGATCCTGCTCGCGGCAGCCGTGATCGCCACCCGCTACTTCGTGCTGAGGCAGTACTACGTCGGCGTCGGCACGAACCAGGAAGTCGTCGTCTTCCAGGGCGTTCCCGGAAGCATCCTGGGCTTCGACCTGCACCGGGTTTCGGAGGGTTCCTGCCCGCCCGGTGCGTCGCTGTGCGAGCCGCTGCGGGTGCAGGACCTGCAACAGGACGCCCGCGTCGCGGTACGCAACGGGGTCAAGCGCGACGGGCTGTCGGAGTCACGCGACTATATCGACACTCTCCGTCGCAACAACATGCTCGAAATCTGCGACACCGACCAGCCGCAGGGCGGCGGCCTCGGCGGGATCGAGCAGGGCGGGTCGTCGCGGCAACCGACTGAGACGACAGCGGCGCAACAGCCGGAGGGCGGCCAGCGGCCGGGCGTGGACTGCCGCCCGGCGCCCAGCGCAGGCGGTAACTGA
- a CDS encoding FhaA domain-containing protein produces the protein MGRVQRFDRRLESLVGDAFARIFGGNVVTAEVAHELERECEDNVRELAGGRRLAPNHYIVSLGVTDYDRMAEDEQRVTRVLAEAVAQHLAEHGWDTYGDVVVSLERNEALHTGKFRTRSTVDPDVKQHGAGASARSARPSDAGDRPMSQPGGYGQYDQGDPYGQQGQYGYGQGQPGYDQGYGQPPAPGYDQGYGQPPAPGYDQGYGQPPAPGYDQGYGQPPAPGYDQGYGQPPAPGYDQGYGQPPAPGYDQGYGQPPAPGYDQGYGQPPAPGYDQGYGQPPAPGYDQGYAAPPSPPGGYPAQAPPPGGDPYGQQGYAPPGPGGGRQLNAMLQLDDGSNRTYALKQGGNVVGRGQDADFRLPDTGVSRRHLEITWDGQSATLADIGSTNGTTVNGTPVQTWQLADGDVIRVGHSSLVFRTQG, from the coding sequence GTGGGACGCGTACAGCGCTTCGATCGGCGCCTCGAGTCGCTCGTGGGTGACGCCTTCGCGCGGATATTCGGTGGCAACGTCGTCACTGCCGAGGTGGCGCATGAACTGGAGCGTGAGTGTGAGGACAACGTTCGTGAGCTCGCCGGCGGGCGCAGACTCGCGCCCAATCACTACATCGTGTCTCTGGGAGTCACCGATTACGACCGGATGGCCGAAGACGAGCAGCGGGTCACCCGAGTGCTCGCCGAAGCAGTCGCACAGCACCTCGCCGAGCACGGCTGGGACACCTATGGTGACGTCGTAGTTTCGCTCGAGCGCAACGAGGCGCTGCATACTGGAAAGTTCAGGACCCGCTCGACCGTCGACCCCGACGTCAAACAACACGGCGCCGGGGCTTCGGCACGGTCAGCACGACCCAGCGACGCAGGAGACCGACCAATGAGCCAGCCCGGCGGCTACGGCCAATACGACCAGGGTGATCCGTACGGCCAGCAGGGCCAGTACGGCTACGGACAGGGACAGCCCGGTTACGACCAGGGCTACGGCCAACCGCCGGCCCCCGGCTACGACCAGGGCTACGGCCAACCACCGGCCCCCGGCTACGACCAGGGCTACGGCCAACCACCGGCCCCCGGCTACGACCAGGGCTACGGCCAACCACCGGCCCCCGGCTACGACCAGGGCTACGGCCAACCACCGGCCCCCGGCTACGACCAGGGCTACGGCCAACCACCGGCCCCCGGCTACGACCAGGGCTACGGCCAACCACCGGCCCCCGGCTACGACCAGGGCTACGGCCAACCACCGGCCCCCGGCTACGACCAGGGCTACGGCCAACCACCCGCTCCCGGCTACGACCAGGGCTACGCGGCCCCGCCGAGCCCGCCCGGTGGTTACCCGGCACAGGCTCCGCCCCCCGGTGGCGACCCCTACGGACAGCAGGGATACGCGCCCCCTGGACCAGGTGGCGGCAGGCAACTGAACGCCATGTTGCAGCTCGACGACGGCTCCAACCGCACCTACGCGCTCAAGCAGGGCGGCAACGTCGTCGGCCGGGGTCAGGACGCCGACTTCCGCCTGCCGGACACCGGGGTGTCGCGACGTCACCTCGAGATCACCTGGGACGGCCAGAGCGCGACACTCGCCGACATCGGATCGACCAACGGCACCACTGTCAACGGCACGCCCGTGCAAACCTGGCAGCTCGCCGATGGTGATGTCATCAGGGTCGGACACTCCTCCCTGGTGTTCCGTACCCAGGGCTGA